One genomic segment of Deinococcus terrestris includes these proteins:
- the rpsG gene encoding 30S ribosomal protein S7, whose translation MARRRRAEVRPVQPDLVYQDVLVSAMINRIMEDGKKNLASRIFYGACRLVQERTGQEPLKVFKQAFDNVKPRVEVRSRRVGGSTYQVPVEVSARRQQSLTLRWMLAAVDGRPERTAIERLAGEIMDAAQGRGGAIKKKDDVERMAEANRAYAHYRW comes from the coding sequence ATGGCACGTCGCCGCAGAGCAGAAGTGCGCCCCGTTCAGCCCGACCTGGTGTACCAGGACGTGCTGGTGAGCGCGATGATCAACCGCATCATGGAAGACGGCAAGAAGAACCTCGCCAGCCGCATCTTCTACGGCGCCTGCCGCCTGGTGCAGGAGCGCACCGGTCAGGAGCCGCTCAAGGTCTTCAAGCAGGCGTTCGACAACGTCAAGCCCCGCGTCGAAGTCCGCAGCCGCCGCGTGGGCGGTAGCACCTACCAGGTGCCGGTCGAAGTCAGCGCCCGCCGTCAGCAGAGCCTGACCCTGCGCTGGATGCTCGCCGCCGTGGACGGCCGCCCCGAGCGCACCGCCATCGAGCGCCTCGCGGGCGAGATCATGGACGCCGCGCAGGGCCGTGGCGGCGCCATCAAGAAGAAAGACGACGTGGAGCGCATGGCGGAAGCCAACCGCGCCTACGCGCACTACCGCTGGTAA